Proteins from one Dysgonomonas sp. HDW5A genomic window:
- a CDS encoding replication-associated recombination protein A, whose translation MSQPLAERLRPRSLDEYIGQKHLVGEGAVLRRMIDSGRVPSFLLWGPPGVGKTTLAQIIANTLDTPFYTLSAINSGVKDVREVIDTAKKNTFFNTTKSPILFIDEIHRFSKSQQDSLLGAVETGVITLIGATTENPSFEVIRPLLSRCQVYVLKSLDKADLLSLINRAVTKDTILKEKNIDIQETDALLKYSGGDARKLLNILDLVISADEGDTIITDKIVTERLQENPAAYDKGGEMHYDIISAFIKSIRGSDPDAAIYWLARMVAGGEDPKFIARRLVISAAEDVGLANPNALLLANACFDALQKIGWPEGRIILAETTVYLATSPKSNSAYLSIDKALALVEESGNLPVPLHLRNAPTKLMKELDYGKEYKYAHDYKDNFIQQDYLPKEIKSAKFWEPQANPAELKILEHLRKLWKNRY comes from the coding sequence ATGAGCCAGCCTTTAGCAGAACGTTTACGTCCCCGATCTTTGGACGAATACATCGGTCAGAAACATTTGGTCGGTGAGGGAGCTGTATTGCGACGAATGATAGATTCGGGGCGTGTTCCTTCATTTCTGCTTTGGGGACCTCCGGGTGTAGGAAAAACAACTCTGGCTCAAATAATTGCCAATACGCTTGACACCCCCTTCTATACACTGAGTGCAATTAATTCGGGTGTAAAAGATGTACGTGAAGTAATAGATACTGCTAAAAAAAATACCTTTTTCAATACCACCAAAAGCCCTATTCTTTTTATTGATGAAATCCACCGTTTCAGTAAATCCCAACAGGATTCACTTCTTGGGGCAGTAGAAACTGGAGTAATAACTTTGATAGGAGCAACCACCGAAAACCCTTCATTTGAGGTTATTCGCCCGCTTCTTTCACGTTGTCAGGTTTATGTACTTAAATCTTTAGATAAAGCCGACCTGCTCAGTCTTATAAACAGAGCTGTAACAAAAGATACTATTCTGAAAGAAAAGAATATAGATATACAGGAAACCGATGCACTCTTAAAATACTCGGGAGGTGATGCCCGAAAATTATTGAATATCCTTGATTTGGTTATATCGGCAGACGAAGGTGATACGATTATAACTGATAAAATTGTAACTGAACGTCTACAAGAAAATCCCGCTGCTTATGACAAAGGCGGCGAAATGCATTACGATATAATTTCAGCTTTTATCAAATCGATACGGGGAAGCGATCCCGATGCAGCTATCTATTGGCTTGCCCGCATGGTTGCAGGAGGTGAAGACCCTAAATTCATAGCCCGCCGATTAGTTATCTCGGCAGCCGAAGATGTTGGTTTAGCAAATCCGAATGCTTTGCTGTTGGCAAATGCTTGCTTCGATGCCCTTCAAAAAATAGGATGGCCCGAAGGTCGTATAATACTGGCTGAAACGACCGTTTATCTGGCAACTTCACCCAAAAGTAATTCGGCATATTTATCTATTGACAAGGCTTTAGCATTAGTAGAAGAGTCAGGCAATTTACCTGTACCTCTACACCTTCGTAATGCACCAACCAAATTGATGAAAGAGTTAGATTATGGCAAAGAGTACAAATATGCCCACGATTATAAGGACAACTTCATTCAACAAGACTACCTGCCTAAAGAAATAAAAAGTGCCAAGTTTTGGGAACCTCAAGCAAATCCTGCCGAATTGAAGATATTGGAGCATTTGCGAAAATTATGGAAAAACAGGTATTGA